In Sphingomonas panacisoli, one genomic interval encodes:
- a CDS encoding MarC family protein — translation MHIAPSILSSFVTLFVTIGPVETAVVFASLTAGIHREQRRSLALRSVAIAGVVLFLFAVGGALALALLHISLPAFRVAGGVLLFLQALTLTFSSPGLSTLSESEKHDARQPGDIAVFPLAFPLIAGPGSLSAAVLVMGRTDGWVEASGVIAMLIICLLLTLGAMRMAERLIALLGATGADVVSRISGILLAGLAVQFIFDGLAQAALLHA, via the coding sequence ATGCATATTGCACCTAGTATCCTGTCGAGTTTCGTCACGCTGTTCGTAACCATCGGACCGGTCGAAACAGCGGTAGTGTTCGCCAGCCTGACCGCGGGTATCCATCGCGAACAGCGGCGTAGCCTGGCGTTACGGTCGGTCGCGATCGCTGGGGTCGTGCTGTTCCTCTTCGCGGTGGGTGGCGCGTTGGCGCTAGCCTTGCTCCATATCTCGCTACCTGCCTTTCGGGTGGCCGGTGGCGTACTGTTATTCCTTCAAGCATTAACGCTGACCTTCTCAAGTCCAGGCCTCTCCACACTGTCAGAGAGTGAGAAACATGACGCGCGACAGCCAGGCGACATCGCCGTCTTTCCCCTCGCCTTCCCGCTAATAGCGGGGCCGGGCAGCCTGTCAGCCGCCGTCCTCGTCATGGGTCGTACCGACGGCTGGGTGGAAGCAAGCGGCGTCATTGCCATGCTGATCATTTGTTTGCTGCTGACCTTGGGCGCCATGCGGATGGCGGAACGCCTGATCGCGCTTCTCGGTGCGACCGGCGCCGACGTAGTGAGCCGCATTTCCGGCATTCTCCTGGCGGGACTTGCCGTCCAATTTATCTTCGACGGTCTAGCGCAGGCGGCTCTCTTGCACGCGTAA
- a CDS encoding Hsp20 family protein, translating to MRTNFDFTPYRRSTVGFDRLFDLLETSARADTETYPPFDIEQQGEDQYRITLAVAGFRPDEIEIVAQNNQLTVTGKRKEEADTGRYLHRGIATRAFERRFQLADFVVVEDASFDSGLLRISLKREIPEAMKPRKIEISATVPAANDRLEAPSEANRQAA from the coding sequence ATGAGGACCAATTTCGACTTCACGCCGTACCGCCGTTCGACGGTGGGTTTCGATCGCCTGTTCGATCTGCTCGAAACGAGCGCGCGCGCCGACACCGAGACGTATCCGCCGTTCGATATCGAACAGCAGGGTGAGGATCAGTATCGCATCACGTTGGCCGTCGCCGGTTTTCGCCCCGACGAGATCGAGATCGTCGCGCAGAACAACCAGCTGACGGTAACCGGCAAGCGCAAGGAAGAGGCCGACACCGGCCGCTATCTGCACCGCGGCATTGCCACCCGCGCGTTCGAGCGTCGCTTCCAGCTCGCCGACTTCGTTGTGGTGGAAGACGCGAGCTTCGATAGCGGGCTGCTCCGTATTTCGCTCAAGCGCGAAATTCCGGAGGCGATGAAGCCGCGCAAGATCGAGATCAGCGCGACCGTGCCAGCGGCCAATGATCGGCTCGAAGCGCCGTCCGAAGCAAACCGCCAGGCGGCGTAA